One Thermoplasma volcanium GSS1 genomic window carries:
- a CDS encoding transketolase family protein, with amino-acid sequence MKTESLRDTYGKELVELGRKDPDIVVLDADLSSSTKTGYFAKEFPERFFNMGISEQSMVTTAAGLAISGKKPFVSTFAIFLMRTYEQIRQSICYNDVPVRFVVTHGGITVGEDGATHQIVEDVGIMSGLPNMSVIVPSDSVETKSVIDYLENIKHPHYVRLSREKFPVINDLSYEFKIGRGYVVKDGSDATVIANGIMVSKALEAANALKDKGIDLRIINMPSVKPIDKDIIIKAARETGRIITAEEHSIYNGLGSRVSEVVSENYPVIVKRIGMRDTFGKSGKAMELFSYFHMDVKDIIDYVIQSLEEKSYENIS; translated from the coding sequence ATGAAAACCGAGAGCTTAAGGGATACTTATGGAAAAGAGCTTGTTGAGCTCGGCAGAAAGGATCCGGATATAGTTGTCCTGGATGCTGATTTATCCTCATCAACTAAAACTGGGTATTTTGCCAAGGAATTTCCAGAGAGGTTCTTTAACATGGGTATATCAGAGCAGTCAATGGTCACTACAGCTGCTGGACTTGCAATTTCCGGTAAAAAGCCATTCGTTTCAACGTTTGCAATATTCCTAATGAGAACGTATGAACAAATAAGGCAATCTATATGTTATAACGATGTGCCGGTCAGATTTGTAGTAACCCACGGCGGCATAACGGTAGGTGAGGACGGAGCAACGCACCAAATCGTCGAGGATGTCGGGATAATGTCTGGCCTCCCGAATATGAGCGTAATTGTCCCAAGCGATTCAGTAGAGACAAAAAGTGTAATCGATTACTTAGAAAATATTAAACATCCTCATTACGTCCGATTATCAAGGGAGAAATTCCCTGTGATAAATGATTTAAGCTACGAATTCAAGATTGGACGTGGCTATGTTGTAAAGGATGGCTCAGATGCAACAGTCATCGCAAATGGGATAATGGTATCGAAGGCACTAGAAGCTGCAAACGCTTTAAAGGATAAGGGCATTGATTTACGGATAATCAACATGCCATCGGTCAAGCCAATAGATAAAGATATCATAATAAAGGCAGCGAGAGAAACCGGCCGTATAATAACCGCAGAGGAACACTCCATATACAATGGTCTCGGCAGCAGAGTTTCCGAAGTAGTTTCCGAAAACTACCCAGTTATTGTGAAGAGGATCGGTATGCGTGACACTTTTGGAAAATCCGGAAAAGCTATGGAGCTTTTCTCCTATTTCCACATGGATGTTAAAGATATAATAGACTATGTTATCCAGAGTTTGGAGGAAAAGAGCTATGAAAATATTTCTTGA
- a CDS encoding transketolase yields the protein MEATQIDLSDIALKIRREIIRMVYNAQSGHPGGSLSVTDILTVLYFKEMNIDPNKPKDPKRDRLILSKGHASPALYATLAIRGFFPVSDLSGFRKLDSHLEGHVTREVPGVEVSTGSLGQGLGIGVGMALAGRLDGMQYRVYVILGDGEMEEGNVWESLMAGYKYNLNNITAILDKNGIQLDGYTKDIMPMHDIKSMVESFGWNVIEIDGHNYDQIHEAVQASKNSDRPTFIIANTVKGKGVDFMENNPKYHGSPPESKELFERAMKQLGEQI from the coding sequence ATGGAAGCTACCCAAATTGACCTAAGCGATATAGCCCTCAAAATTAGGAGGGAGATAATCAGGATGGTCTACAATGCTCAGAGTGGCCATCCAGGTGGTTCTTTGAGTGTGACCGACATTCTAACTGTGCTATACTTTAAGGAGATGAATATTGACCCAAATAAACCTAAAGATCCAAAGAGAGACAGATTAATTCTGAGCAAGGGGCACGCATCTCCTGCCCTTTACGCTACATTAGCAATACGCGGGTTTTTCCCCGTCAGCGATCTTTCAGGTTTTAGGAAACTAGATTCCCACCTCGAAGGACACGTAACAAGGGAGGTACCTGGTGTTGAGGTCTCCACAGGTTCTCTAGGGCAGGGACTCGGAATAGGGGTTGGGATGGCCCTAGCCGGAAGACTTGATGGAATGCAATACAGAGTTTACGTGATTCTTGGAGACGGAGAGATGGAGGAAGGGAACGTGTGGGAATCGCTCATGGCTGGATATAAATATAACCTCAACAACATAACTGCTATATTGGATAAAAATGGCATACAGTTGGACGGCTATACAAAAGACATAATGCCGATGCATGACATAAAGAGCATGGTCGAGAGTTTTGGATGGAATGTAATCGAAATCGACGGACATAACTATGATCAAATACATGAGGCTGTACAGGCTTCAAAAAATTCCGATAGACCCACCTTCATAATCGCAAATACAGTCAAAGGTAAAGGGGTAGATTTTATGGAGAACAACCCTAAGTACCACGGAAGCCCGCCCGAGTCTAAGGAGCTCTTTGAAAGAGCTATGAAGCAACTTGGTGAACAGATATGA